The proteins below are encoded in one region of Bacillus alveayuensis:
- a CDS encoding hypothetical protein (product_source=Hypo-rule applied; transmembrane_helix_parts=Inside_1_8,TMhelix_9_26,Outside_27_55,TMhelix_56_73,Inside_74_79,TMhelix_80_99,Outside_100_118,TMhelix_119_141,Inside_142_160,TMhelix_161_183,Outside_184_197,TMhelix_198_217,Inside_218_221,TMhelix_222_244,Outside_245_263,TMhelix_264_286,Inside_287_298,TMhelix_299_316,Outside_317_325,TMhelix_326_345,Inside_346_480) — protein MGNRVEKKFQWFYFFMIGILLFYMVQNSLSRVSSWDEVDFALGVVQYDLLRMQPHFPGYPYFILGGMLFSTFLQDPIKSLVYFNIFIYITSFFPIYQLAKTAVQNRGLFVTSFVVSFPFLTVITVQPMSEGAAIAAMWWFLWSLIYARNQKRQWLKLLPSFLFSILLGIRLSYIPLGIGLIWLWLEEWKDHKNWKKIIVHLLFALFFQSVWIFGLILSEGGLHSFLSLAISFINGHFSDWGGAITVESDGSIGERLSQFVLYNLLWTGISGQSVILSILYLVLLGIALAFSIKGRLTKLDVLLISSFVAYFFWALLAQNIEKPRHVLPLASICVFFIWTKCLLSFRKRTFIWFMTAVFVFQAYVSIDLLVKQKNETPAVHQFIHFLNEQEEPFIVYTWEETRVMEYENVSFQHKRLMTYSLFLQDISYYEDRTIYVTNHVVEGFEQQGFDLSNRLEKVAEFSSSEIFDPVYSKIILYKWE, from the coding sequence TTGGGAAATCGTGTCGAAAAGAAGTTCCAATGGTTTTATTTTTTCATGATCGGGATTCTTCTTTTTTATATGGTTCAAAACTCTCTTTCTCGTGTAAGCAGTTGGGACGAAGTAGATTTTGCTCTCGGTGTTGTACAATATGATTTACTTAGAATGCAGCCCCATTTTCCAGGTTATCCTTATTTTATTTTAGGAGGTATGCTTTTTTCGACTTTTTTACAGGATCCAATCAAATCCCTTGTATATTTCAATATTTTTATATATATCACTTCTTTTTTTCCCATTTATCAATTAGCAAAGACAGCCGTTCAAAATCGGGGGCTTTTCGTTACAAGCTTTGTTGTTTCTTTTCCGTTTTTAACAGTCATTACGGTACAGCCAATGTCAGAGGGAGCTGCAATTGCGGCCATGTGGTGGTTTTTGTGGTCTCTTATTTATGCTCGAAATCAAAAGCGGCAATGGCTAAAATTGTTGCCATCATTTTTATTTAGCATATTGCTAGGTATTCGTTTATCTTATATACCGTTAGGAATTGGGCTAATATGGCTTTGGTTGGAAGAATGGAAAGATCATAAGAATTGGAAAAAAATAATTGTTCATCTACTTTTTGCACTGTTTTTCCAAAGTGTTTGGATCTTCGGATTAATCTTGTCAGAGGGGGGCTTACATAGCTTTCTTTCACTAGCCATTTCGTTCATCAACGGACATTTTTCTGATTGGGGAGGAGCGATCACTGTTGAAAGTGATGGATCAATTGGAGAGAGATTATCTCAATTCGTGTTATATAATTTATTATGGACGGGAATATCAGGGCAGTCGGTCATCTTAAGTATTTTATATCTCGTTTTATTAGGGATAGCTTTAGCTTTTTCCATAAAAGGAAGATTAACAAAGCTTGATGTATTACTGATTTCTAGCTTTGTCGCTTATTTTTTTTGGGCCTTATTGGCCCAAAATATTGAAAAGCCAAGACATGTATTGCCGCTTGCTTCCATATGTGTGTTTTTTATTTGGACAAAATGCTTATTATCATTTCGAAAGCGAACATTCATATGGTTCATGACGGCTGTTTTCGTTTTTCAAGCATATGTATCGATTGATTTGTTAGTCAAGCAAAAAAATGAAACTCCTGCCGTACACCAATTTATTCATTTTTTAAACGAGCAAGAAGAACCCTTTATTGTTTATACATGGGAAGAAACGAGAGTAATGGAATATGAAAATGTGTCTTTTCAACATAAACGGTTGATGACGTATTCATTGTTTTTACAAGATATTTCTTATTATGAAGATCGAACGATTTATGTGACAAATCATGTTGTAGAAGGATTTGAACAACAAGGATTTGATCTATCAAACCGTCTTGAAAAAGTAGCGGAATTTTCATCAAGTGAGATTTTTGATCCTGTTTATAGTAAAATAATACTTTATAAATGGGAGTAA